In Corylus avellana chromosome ca2, CavTom2PMs-1.0, the following proteins share a genomic window:
- the LOC132169629 gene encoding uncharacterized protein LOC132169629, which produces MDETILSTVTTTVASVLAVGLVILKDIRFRRVLRREPHVNREYERGIYMDSILYGSRQDCIDQIRMSPVSFFELCKILAENNLIRETIHMSIKEQVLIFLHIIGHNVRFRVVGGRFYRSIRSIHRYFKVVLGGVLTLYKHLIKQPDNSTPLEIRNSRRFYPYFKDCVGAIDGTHIRASVPVEIQGRFCGRKDRTTQNVLAGITFDVKFTCVSWPGGFKIPEGKYYLGDAGYGNRNGILSPYRGVRYHLKEFSDHPPENEKELFNLRHSSLRTTIERGFGILKRRFRVLDAEPFWSFETQVEVVLACCVIHNHSMGVDPNDSIMEEAVCDVESQNQSGRVYQTRREVQEENREWTIKRDQWAKAAKGNKPSNTFKPVSFALVAKSISEKFGVECVPDHVDNRLRTIKSMWNIIGTLRKKSGFGWDENLKMITCDKKVYDEEVVANPKHEQYLNKKIEMYDEMAIVVGSTKRSHRKRSRDDSEDGYNLIFEKLGEVALALQALNKGVDADHLYQEVMKVEGYDEFMLATAFDHLNGDEKLARGFLVKNAKLRKFWLDNFFKNHGN; this is translated from the exons ATGGATGAAACAATTCTTTCGACAGTTACGACCACAGTTGCATCTGTTCTTGCTGTTGGGCTTGTAATCTTAAAAGATATTAGATTTAGGAGAGTATTACGAAGGGAACCTCATGTTAATCGAGAGTATGAAAGAGGGATTTATATGGATAGTATTCTTTATGGAAGCAGACAAGATTGTATTGACCAAATAAGAATGAGTCCTGTATCTTTCTTTGAATTATGTAAAATTCTTGCTGAGAACAACCTTATACGTGAGACCATTCACATGTCTATTAAGGAACAGGTGTTGATATTTTTACACATTATTGGGCATAATGTGAGGTTTCGAGTGGTTGGTGGAAGGTTCTATAGATCAATTAGGTCTATTCATCGATATTTTAAGGTTGTACTTGGAGGAGTCTTGACGCtatataaacatttaattaaacaacctGATAACTCTACTCCGCTGGAAATAAGGAATAGCCGAAGGTTTTACCCATACTTTAAG GATTGTGTTGGAGCAATAGATGGAACTCATATTCGGGCATCTGTTCCAGTTGAAATCCAAGGAAGGTTTTGTGGTCGAAAAGATCGAACAACACAAAATGTGTTAGCTGGCATTACTTTTGATGTAAAATTCACATGTGTTAGCTG GCCAGGGGGATTCAAAATTCCTGAAGGTAAGTATTATCTTGGTGATGCTGGTTATGGAAATCGAAATGGAATTCTCTCCCCCTATCGTGGTGTTCGGTACCATTTGAAAGAGTTTAGTGATCATCCAcctgaaaatgaaaaagaattattcaatcTTCGTCATTCGTCCTTAAGAACCACCATTGAACGAggatttggaattttgaagaggCGTTTCCGTGTGTTGGATGCAGAACCATTTTGGTCGTTCGAAACACAAGTGGAAGTAGTTTTAGCATGTTGTGTCATTCACAATCACAGTATGGGTGTTGATCCTAATGATTCAATTATGGAAGAAGCTGTTTGTGATGTTGAATCTCAAAATCAAAGTGGTAGAGTCTACCAAACAAGAAGGGAAGTTCAAGAGGAAAATAGAGAATGGACAATCAAAAGGGAT CAATGGGCAAAG GCTGCTAAAGGAAATAAGCCTTCAAACACATTCAAACCTGTGTCATTCGCACTAGTTGCCAAGTCAATTAGCGAGAAATTTGGAGTTGAATGTGTACCTGACCATGTTGACAACCGCCTCCGAACCATCAAGAGCATGTGGAATATCATCGGCACCCTCCGTAAAAAGAGTGGCTTTGGATGGGATGAAAATTTGAAGATGATAACTTGTGACAAGAAGGTGTATGATGAGGAAGTGGTG GCGAATCCTAAGCATGagcaatatttaaataaaaaaattgaaatgtacGATGAGATGGCCATAGTTGTTG GTTCAACCAAAAGGTCACATAGGAAAAGAAGTCGTGATGATAGTGAAGATGGATATAATTTGATATTTGAAAAGTTGGGAGAGGTTGCATTAGCGCTTCAAGCTCTTAATAAGGGAGTCGACGCAGATCATCTGTATCAGGAAGTGATGAAGGTGGAAGGGTACGATGAGTTTATGCTTGCAACTGCATTCGACCATTTGAATGGAGATGAGAAGCTTGCAAGAGGATTTTTAGTAAAGAATGCTAAACTTAGAAAGTTTTGGTTGGACAACTTCTTCAAAAACCATGGAAATTAG